CGTTCTTGTAGTAGTTGACAGGCTGTTCTACATCATCACGTGTATCCCTATCACGCCTATACTCACGGTCGAGTGTGTCGGGAGCATACTCCAAATGGCCCGTGATAAAGAACTCACGGCCTCCTCGTGCCATGACAATGCTGACACCGCTCTCGGGCGATTCTGCTATGATTTCAAGCTCCAGATGTGCCTCAATGTCCTCTCTGCGCACTTCGGTGTGCCTGCTTTGCGGCATGGTGAAACTGTCATCAAATCCACGAAAGATAGGAAGTGTAGGGGCTAATGTGTGCTGGCGGTAGATGCCAAACATCTTTTTTTTCAGCGGATACTTTGGTATTCCGTAGAAATGATACAGTCCGGCCATGGCTCCCCAGCATAGATACATCGTACTTGTGACGTGAGTGCGGGCCCAATTGAAGATATCCTGTATTTCCGACCAATACTCCACATCTTCATAGTCCATGGTTTCAATCGGTGCACCGGTAATGATCATGCCGTCGAATTTCTGTTTGGAAAGCTCATTGAAGTCCTTATAGAACATCATCATATGCTCTACAGGCGTATTCTTCGGTGTGTGGCTTTTCAGTTTCATGAAGCAGATGTCTAACTGTAACGGCGTGTTGGAAAGCAGACGCACAAGGTCTGTCTCCGTCGTTATCTTCAACGGCATGAGGTTGAGAATGACGATGCGCAAAGGCCTGATTTCCTGGCTGTGCGCACGCGTTTCGTCCATAACAAAGATATTCTCTCTTTTCAGAATATCAATGGCAGGCAGTCTGTCGGGGAGTCTTAACGGCATTTTCGTCTCAAAATATTAATGATACAAAGGTATGGTTTTTATTTGGAAAAAGAAAAAAGGATGCGGAAATATATTCCCGCATCCCCTTATCCTGTGGATATCTACAGTCTATCTTCGGGTTACCAAAGCTGCAGACGTTCGTTCTCCGGCAAGTACATCTTGTCGCCTTTCTTGATATTCCAAGCCTTATAGAAAGCATTGATATGAGGCAGTGCACCGTTAACGCGCCATTTACCCAATGAGTGTGGGTCACGCTTTACACGGTTGCGGATTTCCTTGTCGGTGATGTTCTGTCCCCAAACACCGGCATAAGCCAAGAAGAAACGCTGTGCAGGTGTGAAACCATCTTTGTCTTTCAAAGGCTTCTTTGCCGTTGCATTCATCAGTGCATTGTAAGCAACCTCAAGACCTCCGTGGTCAGCAAGGTTTTCACCAAGCGTGAATTTACCGTTAGCATGCAAGCCGGGAAGCACCTCAATGCCATCAAAGAAGTCAGAATAAAGCTTTGCACGCTTGTCAAATCCCTTGGCATCACTGGCAGTCCACCAGTCTTTCATATTGCCGTCTGCATCATACTGGCGCCCCTGATCATCAAATCCGTGAGTCATTTCATGACCGATGACCACACCGATAGCACCATAGTTGAATGCTTCATCGGCCTTCGGATCAAAGAACGGATACTGAAGAATACCTGCCGGGAAGCAGATTTCATTCGTCGTTGGATTGTAGTAGGCATTCACTGTCTGTGGTGTCATGTCCCATTCGTCCCTGTCAACAGGCTTACCTGCCTTGTCTTCAATTTCCTTGTCATGGGCAAACTTGCGGCAAGCCATTACATTCTCGTAGAAACTCTTATGAGGATCAATGGTCAAACGGCTGTAGTCAGTCCATTTGTTGGGATAACCAATCTTCACATAGAAGCGGTCAAGCTTGGCATGTGCATTGGCTTTGGTTGAATCGCTCATCCATGTCTGGGCATCAATACGCTGTCCAAGACTCACTTGGAGATTCTTCACAAGGTCTGTCATCATCTTCTTGGAAGACTCAGGGAAGTAGCGTTTTGCATAGATACGGCCCAAAGCCTCTCCCATCTGCGCCTGCACTTGATTGGTTGCACGCTTCCAAAGCGGGTAATCTTCCTTGCGACCACTCATGGTCTTGCCGAAGAAATCAAAGTTTGTCTCGCGGATTTCATCCGTCAGATAGCTTGCACTGCTGCTGATAACGTCCCACTCCATCAAGGCTTTGATTTCATCTGCTGTCTGAAGTGACATGAGTTTATCAAGTCCTGCCATGAAAGAAGGCTGACCAACAATCATCTTCTGTATGTAAGCTGACTTGATACCCTCTGCATTGGCAAGCTGTTCGATAGGAATGTTTGGATAATCTGCCTTCACTTCTTCCAATGTCATCTTGTTGTAATTGGCCTGTGGATTGCGCAATTCTGTCATGCTCTTGGAAATCAAGGCAACAAGAGTTTCCTGGCGGAAAACATCCTTACTGCGCTTCTTGGCCTGTGCTTCTGTAAAACCATACAGGCGGAACATCTGCATGATATAATTCTTGTAGGCATCACGAATAGCTACGGTTGCCGAGTCATTGTTGAGATAATAGTCCTTTTGGCCTAATGTCAGACCGCTCTGATAGATGTTCAGAATGTTGTTCTTTACATCTTTCTCGTCTGCTCCAAAGCCTGCTGCATACTGAATACCATAGCCTTGTGCAGCATATTTCAACTGCAAGGCACGAAGCGCCTTTACGCTCTTGGCGGCCTCAATCTCATCCAGCAATCCCTTGACAGGAGCTATACCGTCTTTGTTTCTGCGGTCAACATCAAGGGCTAACTTGTAGAAATCAGAGAGTTTCTGCTCTATTGTTCCCTGCTTGTACTTCTTTTTCTGCAACTCACCGAGAATGGTGTTGATGCGTTTGTTGTTGTCTTCCTGCAACTGATCGAAACTTCCAAAACGGCTATAAGCAGCGGGAAGAGGATTGTTTTTCTGCCATCCACCCGTAGCAAATTGGTAGAAATCGTCCTGTGGACGTACCGAACGATCGAAGTTCTTCTCGTAAAGTCCAGACTGATTTTGGGCTACTCCCATTACAGGAACAGCGGCCATCATCATCAATGGAATGATTTTCTTCATTTTCATGTTTATATATTATTTTGTTAAACCTTATCTTTAAGTTCATTCAATGCCTCTGAAAGCATAAACCACTGCTCGTTTTCCTGGTCTAATTTCTGCTTCGTAGAGGTATATTCGGTAACGAGTTCCATGTTAGATGCATTCTTGGGGTTCATCAACAGCGCATCAAGTTCTTTGATACGTTGTTCCATATTGGCAATGCGTTTCTCGCTTTCCTTTACGGCTTTTTCGGCCTTATTAATCTTCTTCTGCCATTCCTTGCGCTCCTGATAGTTCTGTTTTCCTGCCTTTTCAGGTGCTTCAGGTTGCTTTTCTTCCGGTTCAACAGCAGCCTTATTGCCTATTGCTTCCTGAATGGTTTCGGCATGATGCACGCGCAAATAGTCGTAAATACCACCTAAATGCTCAACAACCTTACCACCACCAAACTCATATACCTTATCCACAAGACCATCAAGGAACTCACGGTCATGACTGACGATAATGGCTGTTCCGTCAAAAGCCTTGATCGCTTCTTTCAAAACATCCTTTGAAGGCAGGTCAAGATG
The nucleotide sequence above comes from Segatella oris. Encoded proteins:
- a CDS encoding M13 family metallopeptidase — translated: MKMKKIIPLMMMAAVPVMGVAQNQSGLYEKNFDRSVRPQDDFYQFATGGWQKNNPLPAAYSRFGSFDQLQEDNNKRINTILGELQKKKYKQGTIEQKLSDFYKLALDVDRRNKDGIAPVKGLLDEIEAAKSVKALRALQLKYAAQGYGIQYAAGFGADEKDVKNNILNIYQSGLTLGQKDYYLNNDSATVAIRDAYKNYIMQMFRLYGFTEAQAKKRSKDVFRQETLVALISKSMTELRNPQANYNKMTLEEVKADYPNIPIEQLANAEGIKSAYIQKMIVGQPSFMAGLDKLMSLQTADEIKALMEWDVISSSASYLTDEIRETNFDFFGKTMSGRKEDYPLWKRATNQVQAQMGEALGRIYAKRYFPESSKKMMTDLVKNLQVSLGQRIDAQTWMSDSTKANAHAKLDRFYVKIGYPNKWTDYSRLTIDPHKSFYENVMACRKFAHDKEIEDKAGKPVDRDEWDMTPQTVNAYYNPTTNEICFPAGILQYPFFDPKADEAFNYGAIGVVIGHEMTHGFDDQGRQYDADGNMKDWWTASDAKGFDKRAKLYSDFFDGIEVLPGLHANGKFTLGENLADHGGLEVAYNALMNATAKKPLKDKDGFTPAQRFFLAYAGVWGQNITDKEIRNRVKRDPHSLGKWRVNGALPHINAFYKAWNIKKGDKMYLPENERLQLW
- the metA gene encoding homoserine O-succinyltransferase → MPLRLPDRLPAIDILKRENIFVMDETRAHSQEIRPLRIVILNLMPLKITTETDLVRLLSNTPLQLDICFMKLKSHTPKNTPVEHMMMFYKDFNELSKQKFDGMIITGAPIETMDYEDVEYWSEIQDIFNWARTHVTSTMYLCWGAMAGLYHFYGIPKYPLKKKMFGIYRQHTLAPTLPIFRGFDDSFTMPQSRHTEVRREDIEAHLELEIIAESPESGVSIVMARGGREFFITGHLEYAPDTLDREYRRDRDTRDDVEQPVNYYKNDNPAEAPMVSWRAHANLFYNNWINYYVYQTTPYNIEDIK